Proteins from one Panicum virgatum strain AP13 chromosome 7K, P.virgatum_v5, whole genome shotgun sequence genomic window:
- the LOC120640484 gene encoding tyrosine--tRNA ligase, cytoplasmic-like has translation MLAATRMAFASCARLLPSSPSALALVRPRAGAVSFWAPAQPPSAAARSSRNLALFCSSSTPSPTDAAVAPPPPQAAAEEAKPSAPGGDEKAEPTVEELAGLLDIRVGRVVKAWRHPEADTLYVEEVDVGEAEPRTICSGLVNFLPIEELQDSSVIVLANLKPRNMRGIKSNGMLMAASDASHENVELLTPPEGSVPGERVWFGLEEEKDRQSDPASPNQVQKKKIWESVQPHLKTTDKCIAILGEHTMRTSAGPVFCKSLKGARVS, from the exons ATGCTGGCCGCGACGAGAATGGCGTTCGCCTCCTGCGCCCGCCTGCTCCCATCCTCTCCCTCGGCCCTCGCCTTAGTGaggccccgcgccggcgccgtctcGTTCTGGGCTCCCGCACAGCCGCCGTCGGCGGCCGCAAGATCCTCGCGGAACCTCGCGCTCTTCTGCTCTTCCTCGACGCCTTCGCCGACGGACGCCgccgtagcgccgccgcccccgcaggccgcggcggaggaggcgaagcCGTCGGCGCCGGGCGGGGACGAGAAGGCGGAGCCGACCGTGGAGGAGCTGGCGGGGCTGCTGGACATCCGTGTGGGGCGGGTGGTGAAGGCGTGGAGGCACCCGGAGGCGGACACCCTCTACGTCGAGGAGGTGGACGTAGGCGAGGCGGAGCCCCGCACCATCTGCAGcggcctcgtcaacttcctccCAATTGAAGAGCTCCAG GACAGCAGTGTGATTGTTCTTGCTAACCTCAAACCAAGGAACATGCGTGGCATCAAGTCGAATGGCATGCTCATGGCTGCTTCTGATGCTTCACATGAGAATGTTGAGCTGCTCACACCTCCGGAAGGATCTGTTCCTGGTGAAAGAGTGTGGTTTGGtttggaagaagaaaaggatcGTCAATCAGACCCTGCATCACCAAATCAG GTACAAAAGAAGAAAATTTGGGAATCTGTCCAACCGCATCTTAAAACAACGGATAAGTGCATAGCAATTCTTGGTGAGCATACAATGCGTACATCTGCAGGCCCCGTTTTCTGCAAATCACTAAAGGGTGCTAGagtgtcataa
- the LOC120639997 gene encoding oligoribonuclease-like produces the protein MATDWFFIVGLDITKDRILEIACIITDGKLTKRIEGPDLVIRQSKECLDGMNEWCQVHHVASGLAEQVLKSEISEHDAEKRVLDFIKRYIGSATPLIAGNSVYMDLLFLKKYMPQLAGIFSHVIVDVSSITALCSRWFPKEKKAAPRKEKNHRALDDIRESIKELQYYRENIFKSRRS, from the exons ATGGCCACAGACTGGTTTTTTATTGTAGGTTTGGACATCACTAAAGATCGCATACTGGAGATTGCTTGCATTATAACAGATGGTAAACTTACCAAACGAATAGAG GGTCCAGACTTGGTTATAAGACAGAGTAAGGAATGTTTAGATGGCATGAATGAATGGTGTCAAGTCCATCATGTGGCAAGTG GACTGGCAGAACAAGTACTAAAGAGTGAGATTTCTGAGCATGATGCAGAGAAACGA GTGTTAGACTTTATTAAGAGGTATATAGGTTCTGCTACTCCATTGATAGCTGGGAATTCCGTCTATATggatttactatttttgaaG AAGTATATGCCACAACTTGCAGGCATATTCTCTCATGTGATAGTTGATGTGAGCAGTATAACAGCATTGTGCAGCCGCTGGTTCCCGAAAG AAAAGAAAGCTGCTCCAAGAAAGGAGAAAAACCATAGAGCATTGGATGATATCAGAGAAAGCATCAAGGAGCTACAATACTACAGGGAGAACATTTTCAAGTCACGGAGATCTTAG